One window of the Branchiostoma lanceolatum isolate klBraLanc5 chromosome 3, klBraLanc5.hap2, whole genome shotgun sequence genome contains the following:
- the LOC136429953 gene encoding CD9 antigen-like, producing the protein MGCCKSCADCSFKCMKMALFVFNLIFLLLGLTLVGVGIWVMVESNAANAFTLTNTDTMTLYAGAIVLIVGGVITVIVAVLGVVGAWKEHQIILGVFFTCLLFLLCMEVAIGVYYVVQKDQFYTTVGDAIDTLSTRNYSDFDTALQTLLDTIHKDLQCCGLNSTKNFSPKPDSCSCDVDTNDNCCELDALSWWDRPCKRPIILWMQEQSSIIAGVGIGFGLVMVFGMTMSCCLCQKKRKTGNNAV; encoded by the exons ATGGGGTGTTGTAAGAGCTGTGCTGACTGTTCCTTCAAGTGCATGAAGATGGCGCTCTTTGTGTTTAACCTGATCTTCTTG CTGCTGGGCCTGACCCTGGTGGGGGTGGGTATCTGGGTCATGGTGGAGAGTAACGCGGCCAACGCCTTCACCCTCACCAACACCGACACCATGACGCTGTACGCAGGCGCAATCGTGCTGATTGTGGGCGGAGTCATCACCGTCATCGTGGCTGTCCTGGGAGTGGTCGGGGCCTGGAAGGAGCATCAGATCATCCTGGGGGTC TTCTTCACCTGTCTGCTGTTTCTACTCTGCATGGAAGTCGCCATTGGCGTGTACTACGTGGTACAGAAAGATCAG TTTTACACCACTGTAGGTGACGCAATAGACACCCTTTCAACTAGAAACTACAGCGACTTCGACACGGCACTGCAGACCCTGCTTGACACCATTCATAAGGAT CTGCAATGCTGCGGCCTCAACTCTACCAAGAACTTCAGCCCCAAACCCGACTCGTGTTCATGTGACGTGGATACAAACGACAACTGTTGTGAACTGGACGCACTCTCGTGGTGGGATCGG CCATGCAAACGACCCATCATCCTCTGGATGCAGGAGCAGTCGAGCATCATCGCCGGTGTGGGAATCGGTTTCGGACTGGTGATG GTTTTCGGAATGACAATGTCCTGCTGTCTGTGTCAAAAGAAGAGGAAGACGGGTAACAACGCTGTCTGA